A single Sporolituus thermophilus DSM 23256 DNA region contains:
- a CDS encoding helix-turn-helix domain-containing protein: MEVQEQCTTSARSFEHLNAYERGIIKALLGEKRSIRYIARQLGRHPSTISREIKRGTVKQRRSDLTEYEAYYPETGQAVY; encoded by the coding sequence ATGGAAGTCCAAGAACAGTGTACCACATCTGCACGGTCTTTTGAACACCTAAATGCCTATGAGCGCGGAATTATCAAAGCACTTTTGGGTGAGAAGCGCTCAATACGCTATATAGCACGGCAACTTGGCCGTCATCCAAGTACGATTTCACGCGAAATTAAGCGGGGTACAGTTAAGCAGCGACGCTCCGACCTTACTGAATATGAGGCATACTACCCCGAAACGGGACAAGCAGTATAC